Genomic DNA from Haloplanus sp. HW8-1:
TTGGCGACGACCGCCATCACGTTGAGTTCCCCGCGCATGTAGAACGCGGAGACGAAGCCCTCGAACCCGCCGAAAAAGAAGAACGCGAGGAAGGTGACGATGGCGTAGCCCGCCGCGACCAAGTACAGTTCACGGCGCCAGTAACGGGTCAGGAAGACGGCGATCCCACCCAGGAACCCGAGTCCGTTGAGCGCAAAGAGGATGGCGAGGGTCCGGCTGAACCCGATCACCCGGGGCGCGAGGAGCAGATGGATCACGGCCGTCACCGCCGCCAGTGCGATGGCGACGTAGCCGACGGGAGTCCCCGGAAGATCGACGACCGATCCGCCGCTCGCCCGCGTGTCGCTCACGCCCATCCGTATCCCTCCGGTTCACGCGTATCGACGGCTGGTTCGTCGTTCCTCGAAGACGCCGCGACGGTCGACTGTGGACCCGCTGCCTGCGTCGACGGGGACGCGGCTCCACCGAATTCGGATCGTGGCATACACCGGACTGTCAGGGGCGCGAAACAAAGATCGATTGGTACGATCGTCGAAACGACGGACCGGATCAAACGACGGCGTGCGACTCAGTTCGGACTCACAGGTCGACGCGGTCGAAGTCGTAGAACACTGCCTCGAAGTCACCTTCGTCCATGCCCGACGCCAGTTCGTCGACCCGTTCGGCCGTCCGTTCGAACTCGGCTTTGAGTCGCGTGTACTCCTCGCTTCCGTTCAGTTCCGCCTCGGTTTTGTGGGATTCGAGGGCAGCCAGCTTCGAGGCAGCGGCAAAGAGGGTCGAAAGCCGTCGGTCGTACTCGCCGCGTTTGCGTAGGCCACGGACTAGCCGGCGGATGTCCTCCCGGAAGAGCGGTTTGACCACGTAGTCGTCGAACCCCATCTCCAGAACGTCGAAGTCGGGTTCGACCGCGGTCACCATGGCGACACGGACCGAGAAGCCCCGGTCACGGATCCGCTCGAGTACCTCGTCGCCGGAGACACCGGGCATCAACCGATCGAGCAACACCACCTCCACGTCCTCGTCGAGTCGTTCGAGCGCCTCCTCTCCGCTCGTCGCGATGCGAACCTCGTAATCCCCGGAGAGCCACTCGGCGAACAGTTCGGCCAGTTCGACCTCGTCTTCGACGACGAGAACGCAGGGTGATCCGGTCATGGAGACGTCGGTTCCGCGATGACCGACTCTTTCGACGGCTCACTGAAAGGTATTTCTCCCACGTTCCCGGTCCGGACGTGGCCGTCCCTCCGGTCGTCAGGATTCGGCCGACGGAGGGCGCCGCTCAAGCGTGAGCGTCCCACACTCCGGACAGAGATAGTGGTCGTCGTCGAAGGTGGACTCACATCTGGAACAGACGTAGGCCGATCCCGACTCCGGTCCCAGATCGAGCATCCCATCGTAGCTGTACGGTGCAGTCACGATTTCCACACCCCGCCGCTGTCTTGGCTGGATATTCCCACGTGCATGTCGGTGTGGTTCGTATCGCTACCTACCACTCCATAGTACCAAAAACTACCGGTCGTCCTCCGCGCCGAGGCGTCGCGGCGGCGCGGACCACGTCGGTACCCAGGGCTTACCTGTCTCCACACCCTCGGTCGGCGTATGTCAAATCGCGTCGTCCAGGGCCGCATGGTGACCGCCGAACGCCTGGCGGAACTGATCGAGGGCGAACCGCCCATGGAGGCCGACGGCATCGAGGACGCCGACCGTGACTGTCCGGACTGTGCCGGGGACGTCCTCGCAGTCTCGTATATGCCTTCGGTTACCGAACTGATCACCGGGTACAAATGCCAGGAGTGCGACTGGTCCGATACCGACCGATAACCGAAATCCCTTTATCGCCCTTCGGGTAACGAGGTAGCGAGGGGTTGTGGCCAAGCCCGGCATGGCGACTGACTCCAGAGGCCACGCCCGGTGACGACACTCCAGACTGATATACCGAGCGCGCGACTGATCATCGCCGCGCGACGACGACCCTCTGGAGTACCGAGGCGCAACCGGAGATATCAGTCGATCGGGGGTTCAAATCCCTCCAACCCCACTCTGAAAAAGTATTTCGGAAGCTCTTGCCGCAGAATTTTGGAATACGCTCACCAAACGTAACCCCGACCGGCGCCGGTCGTCGAACGCTACGAGAGCGATACTGACCGACCGCCACTACCCGAAACCGGGGAACAACTGGCTGATGACGAACCAGAGCAGGACGCCCAGAACGGCCAGGAGTGTAATCACGCTTATCGCGTCTCCGATCAGTTTGACGGGGTCCATAGGCGGTCGAAATTCCGGACGATAAATAATCGTTTGGGGGAGACTGCTCCCCCGACTCCCTCACGGATCACGTCGCGGGCGCGTCCAAGGGGTCCGTCGGTCGCCGGTCCTCGTCGACGAACCGTGCCCAGAGGACGAGTACCGACGGGAGGACGACGATGGAGGTGAGGTAGGCGTACAGCACGCTGAGGGCGATCAGCACTCCGAACACGCCGACGGCAGGGTTGAGCGCGAGTCCCAGAACGCCGACGCCGAACACCGTCGTCAGCATGCTGCCGGTGAGCGCCCCGCCCGTACCGACGACCGTTCGTCGCAGCGCCGGGTAGAGGTCACGTTCCGCGTACTCGTCGGCGAACCGGTGGAC
This window encodes:
- a CDS encoding DUF7475 family protein; amino-acid sequence: MGVSDTRASGGSVVDLPGTPVGYVAIALAAVTAVIHLLLAPRVIGFSRTLAILFALNGLGFLGGIAVFLTRYWRRELYLVAAGYAIVTFLAFFFFGGFEGFVSAFYMRGELNVMAVVAKAAEGLFAVATLYLYSAES
- a CDS encoding HalX domain-containing protein → MTGSPCVLVVEDEVELAELFAEWLSGDYEVRIATSGEEALERLDEDVEVVLLDRLMPGVSGDEVLERIRDRGFSVRVAMVTAVEPDFDVLEMGFDDYVVKPLFREDIRRLVRGLRKRGEYDRRLSTLFAAASKLAALESHKTEAELNGSEEYTRLKAEFERTAERVDELASGMDEGDFEAVFYDFDRVDL
- a CDS encoding DUF5795 family protein, with protein sequence MSNRVVQGRMVTAERLAELIEGEPPMEADGIEDADRDCPDCAGDVLAVSYMPSVTELITGYKCQECDWSDTDR